One Cedecea neteri DNA segment encodes these proteins:
- the acpH gene encoding ACP phosphodiesterase, translating to MNFLAHLHLAHLAQSSLLGNLLADFVRGSPDDSFSPEVVAGIYMHRRVDVLTDGLPEVALARGWFGPKTRRVSPISLDVMWDHFLSRHWDKVCPDIELEDFVAYARGQIVPKLDDTPPRFINLNNYLWRERWLERYQDMDFIANVLNGMASRRPKLDALRDSWHDLDAHYDQLEELFWQFYPRMMAMAEQKSL from the coding sequence ATGAATTTTCTCGCCCACCTGCATCTGGCACATCTGGCCCAAAGTTCACTGCTGGGAAATTTGCTGGCGGATTTCGTGCGCGGCAGCCCGGACGACAGCTTTTCGCCCGAGGTCGTGGCCGGAATTTATATGCACCGCAGAGTCGATGTCCTGACGGACGGGCTGCCGGAAGTGGCTCTTGCGCGAGGCTGGTTTGGCCCTAAAACGCGTCGCGTGTCGCCTATTTCGCTGGACGTGATGTGGGACCACTTCCTGTCGCGCCACTGGGATAAAGTCTGCCCCGATATCGAGCTTGAAGATTTTGTCGCCTATGCTCGCGGCCAGATTGTGCCAAAGCTTGACGACACGCCGCCGCGTTTCATTAATCTCAATAACTATTTGTGGCGCGAACGCTGGCTGGAGCGTTACCAGGATATGGACTTTATTGCTAACGTTCTCAATGGGATGGCAAGCCGTAGACCAAAACTCGATGCCCTGCGAGATTCCTGGCACGATCTCGACGCCCATTATGACCAGTTGGAGGAGTTGTTCTGGCAGTTCTACCCGCGCATGATGGCGATGGCGGAACAAAAAAGTTTGTGA
- a CDS encoding LysR family transcriptional regulator, with protein sequence MRVNLDVLLILDALDKHGSFAAAAESLFKTPAALSYMVQKLENDLNIKLLDRSGHRAKFTDTGRIVLEKGRMVLSAAKDLESQALRSTSGWEKTLTIALDGSFPFHLLLPLMNEFYALDQQTTLNFTHHTLAGAWEELTHNGANIILGAINEPPTSSEYSYKMLGTLDNVFVVSPNHSLAKVEHVLSSDEVCRHRAAIIGDTARYCQPINTNYIEEQERVVVYDFPSKVAILVSGLACGFLPRHIAQPLLNSGKLIEKPVVSFRQTDVTYIGWHNRGEGLAARWWREKIIEGDLVNALYQPPTES encoded by the coding sequence ATGCGCGTGAATTTAGATGTGCTGCTTATTCTTGATGCCTTAGACAAGCACGGCAGTTTTGCCGCCGCCGCTGAATCGCTGTTTAAAACGCCAGCCGCGCTGAGTTATATGGTGCAGAAGCTGGAAAACGATCTGAATATTAAACTGCTGGATCGCTCGGGCCATCGGGCCAAATTCACCGATACCGGCAGGATTGTGCTGGAAAAAGGGCGGATGGTGCTCAGCGCCGCGAAGGATCTGGAAAGCCAGGCTTTGCGCTCCACCTCCGGCTGGGAAAAAACACTGACCATTGCGCTGGACGGTTCATTTCCCTTCCACCTCCTACTACCGCTGATGAACGAGTTCTACGCTCTCGACCAGCAGACCACGCTTAATTTTACCCACCATACGCTGGCGGGTGCCTGGGAAGAGTTGACCCACAACGGCGCGAATATCATTCTCGGCGCGATTAACGAGCCGCCGACGTCATCCGAGTACTCCTACAAGATGCTCGGCACGCTGGACAACGTGTTTGTCGTCTCCCCCAATCACTCGCTGGCAAAAGTGGAACATGTGCTTTCCAGCGACGAAGTTTGCCGCCATCGTGCGGCCATCATTGGCGATACGGCGCGTTACTGCCAGCCAATCAACACCAATTACATTGAAGAGCAAGAACGCGTGGTGGTGTACGACTTCCCAAGCAAGGTCGCTATTTTGGTTTCAGGCCTGGCCTGTGGATTTTTACCCCGCCACATCGCCCAACCACTCCTGAACAGCGGCAAACTGATTGAAAAACCGGTTGTGTCGTTCCGCCAGACGGACGTGACCTACATCGGCTGGCATAACCGGGGCGAAGGCCTGGCCGCACGCTGGTGGCGAGAAAAGATCATTGAAGGGGATTTGGTCAATGCCCTTTATCAGCCCCCGACGGAGAGCTAA
- the secF gene encoding protein translocase subunit SecF, whose product MAQEYTVEQLNHGRKVYDFMRWDNWAFGISGILLILSVAIIGVKGFNWGLDFTGGTVIEIGLEKPAELDTMRAALQKAGFEEPLVQNFGSSRDIMVRMPPAKGETGGQVLGSKVVSVINEATSQNAAVKRIEFVGPSVGADLAQNGAMALLVALLSILVYVGFRFEWRLAAGVVIKLAHDVVITMGVLSLFHIEIDLTIVASLMSVIGYSLNDSIVVSDRIRENFRKIRRGTPYEIFNVSLTQTLQRTLITSGTTLVVILMLYLFGGALLKGFSLTMLIGVTIGTVSSIYVASALALKLGMKREHMLQQKVEKEGADQPSILP is encoded by the coding sequence GTGGCACAGGAATATACTGTTGAACAATTGAACCACGGCCGTAAAGTCTATGACTTTATGCGCTGGGACAACTGGGCCTTCGGCATCTCCGGCATTCTGCTGATCCTTTCCGTCGCGATTATCGGCGTGAAAGGCTTCAACTGGGGCCTGGACTTTACCGGCGGTACGGTAATCGAAATCGGGCTGGAAAAACCAGCCGAGCTGGACACCATGCGCGCCGCGCTGCAGAAGGCGGGCTTTGAAGAGCCGCTGGTGCAGAACTTCGGCAGCAGCCGTGACATCATGGTGCGCATGCCGCCTGCTAAAGGCGAAACCGGCGGCCAGGTGCTCGGCAGCAAGGTTGTGAGCGTGATTAACGAAGCAACCAGCCAGAATGCGGCAGTGAAACGTATTGAGTTTGTCGGCCCAAGCGTGGGTGCGGATCTGGCTCAAAACGGTGCGATGGCGCTGCTCGTCGCGCTGCTGTCTATTCTGGTGTACGTAGGGTTCCGCTTCGAGTGGCGTCTGGCTGCCGGTGTGGTTATCAAGCTGGCGCACGACGTGGTGATTACCATGGGTGTGCTGTCGCTGTTCCACATTGAAATTGACCTGACCATCGTCGCGTCGTTGATGTCGGTTATCGGCTACTCGCTGAACGACAGCATCGTGGTTTCGGACCGTATTCGTGAAAACTTCCGCAAGATCCGCCGCGGGACGCCTTACGAGATCTTTAACGTCTCCCTGACCCAGACGCTGCAAAGGACCTTGATCACTTCCGGTACCACCTTAGTGGTTATCCTGATGCTGTATCTGTTCGGTGGGGCGCTGCTGAAAGGCTTCTCCCTGACGATGCTTATCGGTGTCACTATCGGTACCGTGTCTTCTATCTACGTCGCCTCTGCGCTGGCGTTGAAGCTGGGCATGAAGCGCGAGCATATGCTGCAGCAAAAGGTAGAGAAAGAAGGGGCGGATCAGCCGTCCATTCTGCCGTAA
- a CDS encoding hydrolase, translated as MSIRELIDPTNSALIFIDHQPQMAFGVANIDRQILKNNTVALAKAGKIFKVPTIYTSVETKSFSGYIWPELLAVYPEIKPIERTSMNSWEDKAFVEAVKATGRKKLIISALWTEVCLTFPALMALEEGFEVYVVTDTSGGTSADAHERAIDRMVQAGAVPVTWQQVLLEYQRDWSRKETYDAVMNLVREHSGAYGMGVDYAYTMVHGAPERKA; from the coding sequence ATGTCTATTCGTGAACTGATCGACCCAACTAACTCCGCCCTTATTTTTATCGATCACCAGCCGCAAATGGCTTTCGGCGTGGCGAATATCGACCGCCAGATCCTGAAAAATAACACTGTGGCGCTGGCAAAGGCGGGCAAAATATTTAAGGTGCCGACGATTTATACCTCCGTCGAAACCAAAAGCTTCAGCGGCTATATCTGGCCTGAATTATTAGCCGTTTATCCTGAAATTAAGCCCATTGAGCGTACTTCCATGAACTCCTGGGAAGATAAAGCCTTTGTTGAGGCGGTGAAGGCGACGGGCCGTAAAAAACTGATTATTTCAGCGCTGTGGACCGAAGTGTGCCTGACCTTCCCGGCGCTGATGGCGCTGGAAGAAGGCTTTGAAGTGTATGTGGTGACCGACACTTCCGGCGGGACTTCTGCGGATGCCCACGAACGCGCCATTGACCGGATGGTGCAGGCCGGTGCCGTGCCGGTGACCTGGCAGCAGGTTCTGCTGGAGTACCAGCGCGACTGGTCACGCAAAGAAACTTACGACGCGGTGATGAACCTGGTTCGTGAGCACAGCGGGGCTTACGGCATGGGCGTCGACTACGCTTATACGATGGTTCACGGCGCGCCCGAACGTAAAGCCTGA
- the secD gene encoding protein translocase subunit SecD, producing MLNRYPLWKYIMLIAVLAIGLLYALPNLYGEDPAVQLTGVRGAAASEQTLIQVENTLKQENITAKSVALEEGAILARFDSTDTQLRAREALMSVMGDNYVVALNLAPATPRWMSTIGANPMKLGLDLRGGVHFLMEVDMDTALGKLQEQNIDGLRSDLRDKGIAYTNVRKADNYGVDIVFRDSSARDSARDYLSSRHRDLVFSNQGSNTLRAVMSDARLSEAREYAVQQNINILRNRVNQLGVAEPLVQRQGADRIVVELPGIQDTARAKEILGATATLEFRLVNTNVDASAAASGRVPGDSEVKQTREGQPVVLYKRVILTGDHITDSTSSMDEYNQPQVNISLDSAGGNIMSNFTKDNIGKPMATLFVEYKDSGKKDANGRSVLMKEEEVINVANIQSRLGNSFRITGISNPNEARQLSLLLRAGALIAPIQIVEERTIGPTLGLENIKQGLEACLAGLVVSIIFMVFFYKKFGLIATSALLANLVLIVGIMSLLPGATLTMPGIAGVVLTLAVAVDANVLINERIKEELRNGRSVQQAIDEGYKGAFSSIFDANITTLIKVIILYAVGTGAIKGFAITTGIGVATSMFTAIVGTRAIVNLLYGGKRINKLSI from the coding sequence GTGTTAAACCGTTATCCTTTGTGGAAGTACATCATGCTGATCGCCGTACTGGCGATTGGCCTGCTGTATGCGCTTCCCAACCTGTATGGTGAGGATCCGGCAGTTCAGTTAACTGGCGTGCGCGGTGCCGCCGCCAGTGAACAAACGCTGATCCAGGTCGAAAACACCTTAAAACAAGAAAATATCACCGCTAAGTCTGTGGCGCTGGAAGAGGGCGCTATTCTCGCTCGCTTCGACTCTACCGATACCCAGCTCCGTGCGCGTGAAGCGCTGATGAGCGTAATGGGCGACAACTATGTCGTGGCGCTTAACCTTGCTCCTGCTACCCCTCGCTGGATGTCGACTATCGGTGCGAACCCGATGAAGCTCGGTCTTGACCTGCGCGGCGGCGTCCACTTCCTGATGGAAGTCGATATGGACACAGCGCTGGGCAAGCTCCAGGAACAAAATATCGATGGCCTGCGCAGCGACCTGCGTGACAAGGGCATTGCTTATACCAACGTGCGTAAAGCCGACAATTACGGCGTAGACATCGTATTCCGTGATTCAAGCGCGCGCGACTCTGCAAGAGATTACCTCTCCTCCCGCCATCGCGATCTGGTGTTCTCCAACCAGGGTAGCAATACGCTGCGTGCGGTGATGAGCGATGCTCGCCTGAGCGAAGCGCGTGAGTACGCGGTTCAGCAGAACATCAACATCCTGCGTAACCGTGTGAACCAGCTTGGCGTCGCCGAACCGCTGGTGCAGCGTCAGGGTGCTGACCGCATCGTGGTTGAATTGCCGGGTATTCAGGACACCGCGCGTGCGAAAGAAATCCTGGGCGCAACCGCTACGCTGGAATTCCGCCTGGTAAATACCAACGTGGATGCCTCTGCGGCAGCGTCTGGCCGCGTGCCGGGTGACTCCGAAGTGAAGCAGACTCGCGAAGGCCAGCCGGTCGTGCTGTACAAGCGCGTGATTCTGACCGGGGACCATATCACTGACTCCACGTCCAGCATGGATGAATACAACCAGCCACAGGTAAACATCTCCCTGGACAGCGCTGGCGGTAACATCATGTCTAACTTCACCAAAGACAACATCGGCAAGCCGATGGCGACCCTCTTTGTGGAGTACAAGGACAGCGGTAAGAAAGACGCGAATGGCCGTTCCGTCCTGATGAAAGAAGAAGAAGTTATCAACGTGGCGAACATTCAGTCTCGCCTGGGTAACAGCTTCCGTATCACCGGGATCAGCAATCCGAATGAAGCTCGCCAGCTCTCTCTGCTGCTGCGCGCGGGTGCGCTGATTGCGCCGATTCAGATTGTTGAAGAACGTACCATCGGCCCAACGCTGGGTCTGGAAAACATCAAGCAGGGCCTGGAAGCGTGTCTGGCAGGTCTGGTGGTCTCTATCATCTTTATGGTCTTCTTCTATAAGAAGTTTGGCCTGATTGCGACCTCTGCGCTGCTGGCTAACCTGGTGCTGATTGTGGGGATCATGTCCCTGCTGCCAGGGGCGACGCTGACCATGCCGGGTATTGCGGGTGTCGTCTTAACCCTTGCGGTAGCGGTGGATGCCAACGTACTGATTAACGAACGTATCAAAGAAGAACTGCGAAACGGGCGTTCGGTACAGCAGGCCATTGATGAAGGCTACAAAGGCGCGTTCAGCTCCATTTTCGATGCCAACATCACCACGCTTATCAAAGTTATCATCCTGTATGCCGTGGGCACCGGGGCGATCAAAGGGTTTGCTATTACCACCGGTATTGGCGTTGCGACCTCGATGTTTACCGCAATCGTCGGCACCCGTGCCATCGTGAACCTGTTGTACGGCGGCAAACGCATCAACAAGCTGTCTATCTAA
- the queA gene encoding tRNA preQ1(34) S-adenosylmethionine ribosyltransferase-isomerase QueA — protein MRVADFSFELPESLIAHYPQAERSSCRLLSLDGPTGALAHGTFTDLLDKLNPGDLLVFNNTRVIPARLFGRKASGGKIEVLVERMLDDKRILAHIRASKAPKPGAELLLGDDESVHATMVARHDALFEVEFNDERAVLDILNNIGHMPLPPYIDRPDEEADRELYQTVYSQKPGAVAAPTAGLHFDEPLLEKLRNKGVDMAFVTLHVGAGTFQPVRVDSIEDHIMHSEYAEVPQDVVDAVLACKARGNRVIAVGTTSVRSLESAAQAAKNDLIEPFFGDTQIFIYPGYQYKVIDALVTNFHLPESTLIMLVSAFAGYKNTMHAYHEAVKAEYRFFSYGDAMFITCNPQAINERPGA, from the coding sequence ATGCGCGTTGCTGATTTTTCCTTTGAACTGCCTGAATCCCTGATTGCTCATTATCCGCAAGCCGAGCGCAGCAGCTGCCGCTTGCTGTCGCTGGACGGGCCGACGGGCGCATTGGCGCATGGCACTTTCACCGATTTGCTCGACAAGCTCAACCCCGGCGACCTGCTGGTGTTCAATAACACCCGCGTTATTCCGGCTCGTCTGTTTGGCCGTAAAGCCAGCGGCGGGAAAATTGAAGTGCTGGTCGAACGAATGCTGGATGATAAACGCATTCTGGCACACATTCGCGCTTCTAAAGCGCCAAAACCCGGTGCCGAGCTGCTGCTGGGTGATGATGAAAGCGTACACGCCACCATGGTTGCGCGCCACGATGCGCTGTTTGAAGTCGAGTTTAACGACGAGCGCGCCGTACTGGATATTCTGAATAACATCGGCCACATGCCGCTGCCGCCGTACATCGACCGCCCGGATGAAGAAGCAGACCGCGAGCTTTATCAAACGGTTTACAGCCAGAAGCCAGGGGCCGTTGCTGCGCCGACAGCGGGTCTGCACTTTGACGAGCCGTTGCTGGAAAAACTGCGTAATAAAGGTGTTGATATGGCGTTCGTCACGCTGCACGTTGGGGCGGGGACGTTCCAGCCGGTGCGCGTGGACAGCATTGAAGACCACATCATGCACTCTGAGTATGCCGAAGTGCCTCAGGACGTTGTGGACGCAGTGCTGGCCTGTAAAGCGCGGGGCAACCGCGTTATTGCGGTAGGAACCACGTCGGTACGTTCGCTGGAAAGTGCCGCTCAGGCCGCAAAAAACGACCTGATCGAGCCGTTCTTCGGCGATACCCAAATCTTCATCTACCCGGGCTATCAGTACAAAGTGATCGACGCGCTGGTGACGAACTTCCACCTGCCAGAGTCTACGCTGATTATGCTGGTCTCCGCGTTTGCCGGTTATAAAAATACAATGCACGCTTACCACGAAGCGGTGAAAGCGGAATATCGCTTCTTTAGCTACGGCGACGCGATGTTCATTACTTGTAATCCGCAGGCGATAAACGAACGCCCAGGGGCGTGA
- the yajC gene encoding preprotein translocase subunit YajC, with translation MSFFISDAVAATGAPSQGSPYSLILMLVVFGLIFYFMILRPQQKRTKEHKKLMDSISKGDEVLTNGGLVGRVTKVAETGYIAIALNDTTEVVIKRDFVAAVLPKGTMKAL, from the coding sequence ATGAGCTTTTTCATTTCTGATGCGGTAGCTGCAACAGGTGCTCCATCGCAGGGTAGCCCGTACTCTTTGATTCTTATGCTGGTGGTGTTCGGCCTGATTTTCTATTTTATGATCCTGCGTCCGCAGCAAAAGCGTACCAAAGAGCATAAAAAACTGATGGACTCCATCTCCAAGGGTGATGAAGTGCTGACCAACGGTGGTCTGGTTGGCCGCGTAACCAAAGTAGCTGAAACTGGCTACATTGCTATCGCGCTGAACGATACCACCGAAGTGGTTATCAAACGTGATTTCGTAGCTGCCGTTCTGCCGAAAGGCACCATGAAGGCGCTGTAA
- a CDS encoding antibiotic biosynthesis monooxygenase, which yields MADNNTVTLVITHAIRPGEAARYEQWLEKIMPTAARFPGHLGVHVIRPTAGNDTYNVVIRFDTLEHLNAWTDSPERHRLVAEIKSSLADDDKVQVHTETAFWFTPESATVKRPPQWKQFLITLLVIFPSTNLVPWLTGMLFPGLRGTLPGHLLNDACVVALVVWLWMPMVTKLFAGWLKKA from the coding sequence ATGGCCGACAACAATACCGTTACGCTGGTGATCACCCACGCAATCCGGCCCGGCGAGGCCGCTCGCTATGAGCAATGGCTGGAAAAGATTATGCCGACCGCCGCTCGGTTCCCTGGTCACCTTGGCGTCCATGTGATTCGCCCCACGGCCGGGAACGACACCTATAACGTGGTGATTCGCTTCGACACGCTCGAACATCTCAATGCCTGGACTGATTCCCCCGAGCGCCATCGCCTTGTGGCAGAGATCAAATCTTCGCTTGCCGACGATGACAAAGTGCAGGTGCACACCGAAACGGCCTTCTGGTTTACGCCGGAAAGCGCCACGGTGAAACGTCCGCCGCAGTGGAAGCAGTTCCTGATCACGCTGCTGGTTATTTTCCCCAGTACCAACCTCGTGCCGTGGCTGACGGGTATGTTGTTCCCTGGTTTACGCGGCACGCTTCCCGGGCACTTGCTTAACGATGCCTGCGTGGTGGCGCTGGTGGTCTGGCTCTGGATGCCGATGGTGACGAAGCTATTTGCCGGTTGGCTTAAAAAAGCATGA
- the tgt gene encoding tRNA guanosine(34) transglycosylase Tgt: MKFELDTTDGRARRGRLVFERGTVETPAFMPVGTYGTVKGMTPEEVEATGAQIILGNTFHLWLRPGQEIMKLHGDLHDFMQWKGPILTDSGGFQVFSLGDIRKITEAGVHFRNPINGDPIFLDPEKSMEIQYDLGSDIVMIFDECTPYPADWDYAKRSMEMSLRWAQRSRDRFDSLGNKNALFGIIQGSVYEDLRDISVKGLVEIGFDGYAVGGLAVGEPKEDMHRILEHVCPQIPADKPRYLMGVGKPEDLVEGVRRGIDMFDCVMPTRNARNGHLFVTDGVVKIRNAKHKDDTAPLDAECDCYTCRNYSRAYLHHLDRCNEILGARLNTIHNLRYYQRLMAGLRQAIEEGKLDHFVTDFYERTGKPVPPLNVD, encoded by the coding sequence GTGAAATTTGAATTAGATACCACCGACGGCCGCGCACGACGCGGTCGCCTGGTCTTTGAACGTGGCACCGTCGAAACCCCGGCTTTCATGCCGGTGGGCACTTACGGCACCGTAAAAGGGATGACGCCGGAAGAAGTTGAAGCCACGGGCGCGCAGATTATCCTGGGCAATACCTTCCATTTATGGCTGCGTCCAGGCCAGGAAATCATGAAACTGCACGGCGACCTGCATGATTTTATGCAGTGGAAAGGCCCAATCCTGACGGACTCCGGTGGTTTCCAGGTGTTCAGCCTGGGCGACATCCGTAAGATCACCGAAGCGGGCGTGCATTTCCGCAACCCGATCAACGGCGATCCTATTTTCCTCGATCCTGAAAAATCCATGGAAATTCAGTACGATCTGGGTTCCGATATCGTGATGATCTTCGACGAATGTACGCCGTACCCGGCGGACTGGGATTACGCGAAACGCTCCATGGAAATGTCCCTGCGTTGGGCGCAGCGTAGCCGCGATCGTTTTGATTCCCTTGGGAATAAAAATGCGCTGTTCGGCATTATTCAGGGCAGCGTTTACGAAGATTTACGAGATATCTCGGTAAAAGGTCTGGTAGAGATTGGCTTTGATGGCTACGCTGTCGGCGGCCTGGCGGTAGGTGAGCCGAAGGAAGACATGCACCGTATTCTGGAGCACGTCTGCCCGCAAATCCCTGCCGACAAACCACGTTACCTGATGGGCGTAGGTAAACCGGAAGACCTGGTTGAAGGGGTACGCCGCGGGATCGACATGTTCGACTGCGTCATGCCAACTCGTAATGCGCGTAACGGTCACCTGTTCGTGACGGATGGCGTAGTGAAAATCCGTAATGCTAAGCATAAAGATGACACCGCCCCGCTCGATGCCGAGTGTGATTGCTATACGTGTCGCAATTATTCACGTGCCTACTTGCATCATCTCGACCGTTGCAACGAAATACTGGGCGCGCGTCTCAATACCATTCATAACCTGCGCTATTACCAGCGTTTAATGGCTGGTTTACGTCAGGCCATTGAAGAGGGTAAATTAGACCACTTCGTGACGGATTTTTACGAGCGGACAGGTAAGCCGGTTCCACCTTTGAACGTTGATTAA
- a CDS encoding amidohydrolase yields the protein MSQHASLILTHGQFHTLDKENPLAEAVAIKDGKILAAGSTAYVMSFAGEGTQVVDLKGHTVIPGLNDSHLHLIRGGLNYNLELRWEGVPSLADALRMLKEQALRTPSPQWVRVVGGWTEFQFAERRRPTIEELNEAAPDTPVFVLHLYDRALLNRAALKAVGYTKETPNPPGGEIVRDGNGNPTGMLVAKPNAMILYSTLAKGPKLPLEMQVNSTRQFMRELNRLGVTSAIDAGGGFQNYPEDYQVIDELHSKKQMTVRIAYNLFTQRPQHELEDFEKWTDMLTPGQGTDFYRANGAGEMLVFSAADFEDFLQPRPDLPDGMEQELERVVRHLVEHRWPFRLHATYNESISRMLDVFEKVNRDIPFNGLHWLFDHAETITERNIDRVKALGGGIAVQHRMAFQGEYYAERYGIEAVKQTPPVAKMLAAGVPVGLGTDATRVASYNPWTALYWLVSGRTVGGMQMYDENNRMSRDVALELWTAGSAWFSNEQGKKGRIQAGQLADLVVLSQDYFSVPEEAIKGIESVMTVVDGKVVYATGAFTPLAPPAIPVLPDWSPVVNVPGHYRSAPPAAAKVGMMATVHQCCGSCNVHGHQHDVARKSSIPVGDETAFWGVMGCSCFAF from the coding sequence ATGTCTCAACATGCCTCACTGATTTTGACTCATGGCCAGTTTCACACGCTGGATAAAGAGAATCCGCTGGCCGAAGCGGTAGCGATTAAAGACGGTAAAATTCTGGCGGCAGGCAGCACCGCTTATGTGATGAGCTTTGCCGGAGAAGGTACTCAGGTCGTCGATTTGAAAGGCCATACAGTAATCCCGGGCCTGAACGATTCGCACCTGCACCTGATTCGCGGTGGACTGAACTATAACCTTGAGCTGCGCTGGGAAGGTGTGCCTTCGCTGGCCGATGCTCTACGCATGCTAAAAGAACAGGCGCTGCGTACGCCGTCCCCGCAGTGGGTTCGCGTGGTAGGTGGCTGGACAGAGTTCCAGTTTGCCGAACGGCGCAGGCCTACCATCGAAGAGCTAAACGAAGCTGCGCCTGATACGCCGGTATTTGTTCTGCACTTGTATGACAGAGCCTTGCTCAACCGGGCCGCGTTGAAAGCGGTGGGCTACACCAAAGAGACGCCGAACCCGCCGGGCGGCGAGATTGTCCGTGACGGCAACGGAAATCCAACCGGAATGCTGGTGGCGAAGCCTAACGCGATGATCCTTTATTCCACGCTGGCAAAAGGACCAAAGCTGCCGCTGGAGATGCAGGTGAACTCAACTCGGCAGTTTATGCGTGAGCTGAACCGCCTGGGCGTGACCAGCGCGATCGATGCGGGTGGTGGTTTCCAGAACTACCCAGAGGATTACCAGGTTATCGACGAGCTGCACAGCAAAAAGCAGATGACGGTGCGCATTGCCTATAACCTGTTTACCCAGCGCCCTCAGCATGAGCTGGAAGATTTTGAAAAATGGACCGATATGCTGACGCCGGGGCAGGGGACCGACTTCTATCGCGCCAACGGGGCTGGCGAAATGCTGGTGTTCTCGGCAGCAGACTTTGAAGACTTCCTGCAGCCACGCCCGGATTTGCCGGACGGTATGGAGCAGGAGCTGGAGCGCGTGGTACGCCACCTGGTTGAACACCGCTGGCCGTTCCGATTACATGCCACCTACAACGAGTCCATCAGCCGTATGCTGGACGTGTTCGAAAAGGTCAATCGCGATATTCCGTTCAACGGTCTGCACTGGCTGTTTGACCACGCGGAGACGATTACCGAACGCAACATCGACCGGGTTAAGGCGCTGGGCGGTGGGATTGCAGTTCAGCACCGCATGGCTTTCCAGGGTGAATACTATGCGGAGCGCTACGGGATTGAAGCGGTGAAACAAACGCCGCCGGTGGCGAAAATGCTCGCGGCGGGCGTACCCGTGGGGTTAGGCACTGATGCCACGCGCGTGGCCAGCTACAACCCTTGGACGGCGCTTTACTGGCTGGTGTCCGGGCGCACGGTGGGTGGGATGCAGATGTACGACGAGAATAACCGTATGTCCCGCGATGTCGCCCTTGAGCTTTGGACTGCGGGCAGCGCCTGGTTCTCTAACGAGCAGGGCAAGAAAGGGCGGATTCAGGCCGGGCAACTGGCTGACCTGGTCGTGCTGTCTCAGGACTACTTCAGTGTGCCGGAAGAGGCTATCAAAGGGATTGAATCGGTGATGACCGTGGTGGATGGAAAAGTGGTTTATGCCACTGGTGCGTTCACTCCTCTGGCTCCGCCTGCCATTCCCGTTTTGCCAGACTGGTCGCCTGTGGTGAACGTGCCGGGGCATTACCGTTCCGCGCCGCCTGCAGCGGCAAAAGTGGGGATGATGGCAACGGTACATCAGTGCTGTGGCAGCTGTAACGTCCACGGGCATCAGCATGACGTGGCGCGTAAATCCTCGATTCCCGTCGGCGATGAGACGGCGTTCTGGGGCGTGATGGGCTGTTCCTGCTTTGCCTTCTGA
- a CDS encoding peroxiredoxin C — MVLVTRPAPDFTAAAVLGNGEIVENFNFKKHTNGKATVVFFWPMDFTFVCPSELIAFDKRYEEFQKRGVEVVGVSFDSEFVHNAWRKTPVDKGGIGEVKYAMVADIKREIQQAYGIEHPEAGVALRGSFLIDKAGIVRHQVVNDLPLGRNIDEMLRMVDALQFHEEHGEVCPAQWEKGKEGMNASPDGVAKYLSENVAKL, encoded by the coding sequence ATGGTCCTGGTTACTCGTCCAGCCCCTGACTTTACCGCTGCTGCCGTTCTGGGCAATGGCGAAATCGTTGAAAACTTCAACTTCAAAAAACACACCAACGGTAAAGCCACCGTTGTGTTCTTCTGGCCGATGGACTTCACCTTCGTTTGCCCGTCTGAACTGATCGCGTTCGACAAGCGTTACGAAGAATTCCAGAAACGTGGCGTAGAAGTCGTTGGTGTATCTTTTGACTCCGAGTTCGTACACAACGCATGGCGTAAAACCCCTGTTGATAAAGGCGGTATCGGCGAAGTGAAATACGCGATGGTTGCTGACATCAAACGTGAAATCCAGCAAGCCTACGGCATCGAACACCCGGAAGCGGGCGTTGCGCTGCGCGGCTCCTTCCTGATCGACAAAGCCGGTATCGTTCGCCACCAGGTTGTGAACGATCTGCCGCTGGGTCGTAACATCGACGAAATGCTGCGTATGGTTGACGCGCTGCAGTTCCACGAAGAGCACGGCGAAGTGTGCCCGGCTCAGTGGGAAAAAGGGAAAGAAGGCATGAACGCGTCTCCGGACGGCGTTGCTAAGTACCTGAGCGAGAACGTTGCTAAGCTGTAA